One genomic region from Glaciimonas sp. PAMC28666 encodes:
- the epsG gene encoding chain length determinant protein tyrosine kinase EpsG yields the protein MNTPVTSIVSPAAAITRDVNIGRMLVEQGKITLEEADRVRHLQEEEGLRFGDAAIRLGLVCESDIQRIHAQQFDYPCQPVAGPGIFPASLTAAYQPFSAEVEMLRNVRSQLMLHWFAAGNKKLAIASVNPGDGNSMFAANLSVVFSQLGNPTLLVDANLRRPRQHEIFRLNHGRGLADLLSGQSGLEMLVRAETFLDLSILPAGSSVPNPQELINRSAFGVMNEKLCERFDIVLYDTPAFSSAADCLTIASRAGGVLLVVRKNHTRVADLTVFSDQLRRSGTEIVGSVMVSF from the coding sequence ATGAACACTCCTGTCACGTCAATCGTCAGCCCCGCAGCGGCGATCACAAGAGACGTCAATATCGGGCGGATGCTGGTGGAACAAGGAAAAATCACCCTTGAGGAAGCCGACCGCGTGCGTCATTTGCAAGAAGAGGAAGGGCTGCGTTTCGGCGATGCTGCGATACGTTTGGGCCTGGTCTGCGAATCGGACATACAGCGGATTCACGCCCAACAATTTGATTATCCCTGTCAACCTGTTGCTGGTCCCGGCATTTTTCCGGCATCGCTGACGGCTGCTTATCAACCATTCAGCGCAGAAGTTGAAATGTTGCGAAATGTACGCAGTCAATTGATGTTGCACTGGTTCGCCGCCGGCAATAAAAAGCTGGCGATTGCCAGTGTCAACCCGGGTGATGGGAACAGCATGTTTGCCGCTAATCTGAGTGTGGTGTTCTCACAACTGGGCAACCCTACGCTTCTGGTTGATGCCAATTTGCGACGTCCACGGCAGCACGAAATATTTCGCCTCAATCACGGACGCGGTTTAGCTGACCTGCTGTCGGGGCAGTCGGGGCTGGAAATGCTGGTCAGAGCGGAGACCTTTCTTGATCTTTCAATTTTACCTGCTGGCTCAAGCGTTCCAAATCCGCAGGAATTGATTAATCGTTCCGCTTTTGGCGTCATGAATGAGAAATTATGCGAACGCTTCGACATCGTTTTATATGACACTCCGGCATTTTCGAGTGCTGCAGACTGTCTTACCATTGCGTCACGGGCTGGCGGCGTGCTGCTGGTGGTCCGCAAAAACCACACACGCGTGGCGGATCTCACCGTATTTAGTGATCAACTGCGACGTAGTGGGACCGAAATCGTTGGATCGGTGATGGTAAGTTTTTGA
- a CDS encoding lipopolysaccharide biosynthesis protein — MEQVNNSSNVIAGSTWSILDNLAQQVLSFAIFAVLARFLAPDAFGLLTVAHLFILFTRLVVFDAIAMPVVRSAHPDDKLYSWVFTYCTVSGLLLAGLMFCSAGIVSTLYRAPELQPVLQGMSVSILFFGLVRAHESRLVRNMMFRQLAIRSIVSVTLGGVVGIVLAFNDFGGMSLVVQQVTASGLALVLVVLQSRWVPRIVFDRALTRQFWADSRQVSIAGLLDFINTNGDSLLVSIFLGPYATGLYNLAKRMTSSVYLVISSSMHKVALPVFSDSQSNPDALQLGYLKILGLTLLCAAPLLCFQAELARPLIAVAFGQKWLPAAPTVGALAILYLVASIVDLNDYLFFAVGKNRTPVVLGIAKLVLATGFSALFYQFGLIGMSLSFCAAHLLLFPISQTLINRALGLSRSVTLYALAPPLVGSLILWVGLAGYLLAMSDRFSDATVVFGAALLASLLYPLMVAITGWRVREVNGSWHEMLLLTVRIRRFFMR, encoded by the coding sequence ATGGAGCAGGTCAATAATAGTAGCAACGTTATAGCCGGATCGACCTGGTCGATCTTGGATAACCTTGCGCAACAAGTGCTGTCGTTCGCAATTTTTGCCGTGCTGGCGCGCTTTCTGGCACCCGATGCATTCGGCTTGTTGACGGTTGCGCATCTGTTTATTTTATTCACCAGGTTGGTGGTGTTTGACGCCATTGCCATGCCTGTAGTGCGCTCAGCGCATCCAGACGATAAGCTGTATTCCTGGGTATTTACTTATTGTACAGTCTCTGGTTTGCTCTTGGCTGGGTTGATGTTTTGTTCGGCTGGCATCGTTTCAACACTGTATCGGGCGCCGGAACTGCAGCCGGTTTTGCAAGGCATGAGCGTCTCGATTCTGTTCTTCGGTCTGGTCCGCGCCCATGAGTCTCGCCTGGTGCGCAACATGATGTTTCGCCAGTTAGCCATTCGATCGATTGTTTCCGTCACGCTCGGCGGCGTCGTTGGGATCGTCCTCGCGTTCAATGACTTCGGTGGAATGTCGTTAGTGGTGCAGCAGGTCACCGCTTCAGGCCTGGCGTTGGTGCTGGTGGTACTACAAAGTCGTTGGGTGCCGCGGATTGTCTTTGATCGCGCATTGACCCGACAATTTTGGGCTGATTCGCGGCAGGTATCGATTGCCGGGCTACTGGATTTTATCAATACCAATGGTGACTCATTATTGGTCAGCATATTTTTGGGACCGTATGCCACCGGCCTCTACAATCTGGCAAAACGGATGACCTCTTCGGTTTATCTCGTGATCTCAAGTTCGATGCACAAAGTAGCGTTGCCGGTTTTTTCAGATTCACAATCGAATCCCGATGCTCTGCAGCTCGGCTATTTAAAAATACTTGGGCTCACGCTCCTTTGTGCAGCGCCTTTGCTGTGTTTTCAAGCTGAATTGGCGCGCCCTTTGATCGCCGTCGCGTTTGGTCAAAAATGGCTTCCTGCTGCACCCACGGTCGGCGCATTGGCAATTCTTTATCTGGTCGCATCGATCGTCGACTTAAATGATTACCTGTTTTTTGCCGTTGGAAAAAATCGTACGCCAGTAGTGCTCGGTATCGCAAAATTGGTGCTCGCAACCGGATTCTCCGCTCTTTTTTATCAATTCGGGCTGATCGGCATGAGTCTGTCGTTTTGCGCCGCTCATCTCTTGTTGTTTCCGATATCGCAAACGTTGATTAATCGCGCACTTGGTCTTAGCCGAAGCGTGACCTTATATGCGTTGGCCCCGCCGTTAGTCGGAAGCCTCATTTTATGGGTTGGTTTAGCCGGGTATTTATTAGCGATGTCTGATCGCTTTAGTGATGCGACGGTCGTATTTGGGGCCGCTCTGCTTGCGAGCTTGTTATATCCGTTGATGGTGGCGATCACCGGATGGCGGGTGAGAGAGGTGAATGGTTCGTGGCATGAAATGTTGTTACTAACTGTCCGGATACGCCGATTTTTTATGCGTTGA
- a CDS encoding EpsD family peptidyl-prolyl cis-trans isomerase, whose protein sequence is MNYVKPRSCLQDNVFRLFIEPSPPLRNVAWLMLLVALSVVNLSACNDHQEVTSKILATVNGEAITAHQLDAELRFANSNSTGKVTQVTDPAVRKQALETLINRRLLLTEAVRQKVDRNPEVIDFIERFRTQVIVQAFLDSMVANTGKPSNVEIDEYFNAHPELFAQRKIFDIQQLSIASQDYSVALKQMMDKASSLDQIALWLDAKKIAYIQTTRSYTSAEMPTETASNLRSLGRNRLFILEDGDQTLLCALKDVRDSPLTNQASAAQIEHYLFVEKMQRVAVTEITKLRSSSKIDYVATSAP, encoded by the coding sequence TTGAACTACGTTAAACCGCGCAGCTGTTTGCAGGACAACGTCTTTCGGCTTTTCATAGAGCCGTCACCGCCCTTGCGAAATGTGGCTTGGTTAATGCTGCTGGTGGCACTGTCGGTCGTGAATCTGAGTGCCTGTAACGACCATCAGGAAGTGACGAGCAAGATATTGGCGACGGTGAATGGCGAAGCGATTACCGCCCATCAGTTGGATGCCGAGTTGCGGTTTGCGAATAGCAATAGCACGGGGAAAGTTACGCAGGTAACCGACCCAGCCGTACGTAAGCAGGCTTTAGAAACCTTGATAAATCGCAGGCTCCTGTTAACAGAGGCGGTACGACAAAAAGTTGATCGCAATCCCGAGGTAATTGATTTCATTGAGCGTTTCAGAACACAGGTGATTGTGCAGGCTTTTCTGGATTCGATGGTGGCCAATACGGGCAAGCCTTCTAACGTAGAAATTGATGAATACTTTAACGCGCATCCGGAATTGTTTGCGCAGCGGAAGATTTTCGACATTCAACAATTAAGTATTGCTTCGCAAGATTACTCTGTGGCGCTGAAGCAGATGATGGATAAGGCAAGCTCGCTGGATCAGATAGCGCTGTGGCTGGATGCGAAAAAAATCGCGTACATACAGACCACTCGCTCGTACACCAGCGCCGAGATGCCGACGGAGACCGCCAGTAATTTGCGGAGCCTTGGCAGGAACCGTTTATTCATTCTGGAAGATGGCGATCAGACCTTGCTTTGCGCGTTAAAGGATGTACGAGACAGTCCGTTGACGAACCAAGCTTCCGCGGCCCAGATCGAACACTATTTATTTGTTGAAAAGATGCAGAGGGTCGCGGTGACGGAAATTACGAAGTTAAGGTCGTCGTCGAAAATTGATTACGTCGCCACTTCGGCACCCTGA
- the epsE gene encoding polysaccharide export protein EpsE has translation MNRFYASMLALLLALFTLSAMAADVPLGAGDALKISVFGNPDLSLDTKISEAGNITFPLIGDVAISGLSSAEAEKKISGLLTGGGFLRKAEVNIMVTELQSQQVSVLGQVIRPGRYPINGARSVTDMLAIAGGVGPEGGDTATVVRTRDGQTNKQVINLVEMIQSSDMHSNLDLMNGDMVYVDRAPKFYIYGEVQHPGGYRLERNMSVTQALSIGGGLTPRGTERGLRIKRRDSSGTVQMIDVKSGIELQPDDVVYVKESLF, from the coding sequence ATGAACCGATTCTACGCAAGCATGCTGGCGCTGTTGCTGGCACTTTTCACCTTATCAGCCATGGCCGCCGATGTACCTCTGGGTGCGGGCGATGCCCTGAAAATATCAGTATTCGGAAACCCGGATTTAAGCCTGGATACAAAGATCAGTGAAGCTGGAAACATTACCTTTCCCCTCATCGGAGATGTTGCCATAAGCGGCTTATCGAGTGCCGAAGCGGAAAAAAAGATCTCCGGCTTGTTGACCGGCGGTGGCTTTTTGCGCAAGGCGGAAGTGAATATCATGGTAACGGAATTGCAGAGCCAGCAGGTCTCCGTGTTGGGGCAGGTAATCCGTCCTGGACGTTATCCGATTAACGGAGCGCGCAGTGTCACCGACATGCTGGCGATAGCTGGTGGAGTCGGACCGGAAGGCGGCGATACCGCGACCGTGGTACGTACCCGCGATGGACAAACCAATAAACAAGTCATCAATCTGGTTGAGATGATTCAGTCATCCGATATGCATAGCAATCTGGATCTGATGAATGGCGACATGGTGTACGTTGACCGTGCCCCAAAATTTTACATTTATGGCGAAGTGCAGCACCCCGGCGGCTACCGGCTTGAACGCAACATGAGCGTGACACAAGCGTTATCCATAGGCGGCGGGCTGACTCCGCGCGGAACCGAGCGTGGCTTGCGCATCAAGCGGCGCGATTCGAGCGGAACTGTGCAGATGATCGACGTTAAAAGTGGCATCGAGCTTCAACCGGACGACGTCGTATATGTGAAAGAGAGCCTGTTTTGA
- a CDS encoding glycosyltransferase family 4 protein has protein sequence MPINVVHIVRQYAPSVGGMEDVVQNIARQQREHHDQRPHIITLNRLFKNSTELLDREAVVNGVGVIRLPFRGTSRYPLCPQVLQHVAEADVIHVHGIDFFFDYMAFTKPFHRRPLVASTHGGFFHTTFASSLKKIYFNSVTRASSMIYDKIVATSENDGEIFKKIVKPSTLTVIENGVNVEKYSNQSSAVPTRTLIYFGRWSANKGLLETLALFQELVARRCGWKLIIAGREYDHTADEFRRWVTRHNLTDSVQIVPNPSEFELAELIGQASYFICLSRHEGFGIAPIEAMSAGLTPLLSDIPPFRHLVTQSKMGVLFSAEKLNDSVDALLQLHATDLADYALRRTQAQQFAERYNWRRIADRYAEIYTALAIRKSP, from the coding sequence ATGCCTATTAACGTTGTGCACATCGTGCGTCAATATGCTCCGTCTGTCGGGGGAATGGAAGACGTGGTGCAAAATATTGCGCGACAGCAGCGCGAACACCACGATCAGCGGCCCCACATAATTACGCTGAACCGCTTGTTTAAAAACTCGACTGAATTACTCGACCGTGAAGCGGTGGTGAATGGGGTGGGCGTGATTCGGTTACCGTTTCGGGGCACCAGCAGGTATCCACTGTGTCCTCAGGTACTGCAGCATGTGGCGGAGGCGGATGTAATTCATGTTCACGGTATTGATTTCTTTTTCGATTATATGGCGTTCACCAAGCCGTTCCACAGGCGGCCGCTGGTCGCCTCAACCCACGGCGGATTTTTTCATACGACGTTTGCATCAAGCCTCAAAAAAATTTACTTCAACTCGGTTACGCGGGCGTCATCGATGATCTACGACAAGATCGTCGCCACCAGCGAAAATGACGGTGAAATTTTTAAAAAAATTGTTAAGCCATCCACGTTAACGGTGATCGAAAATGGGGTCAACGTTGAAAAATACAGCAACCAGTCCTCCGCAGTTCCGACCCGTACCCTGATTTATTTTGGACGGTGGTCAGCGAATAAAGGATTACTCGAAACCCTGGCGCTTTTTCAGGAGTTGGTGGCACGTCGGTGCGGCTGGAAACTGATCATCGCAGGACGCGAGTACGACCATACTGCCGACGAGTTTCGTCGTTGGGTGACGCGACACAATCTGACTGATTCAGTGCAAATAGTGCCGAATCCATCGGAGTTTGAATTGGCTGAATTGATTGGACAGGCAAGTTATTTCATTTGTTTATCCCGTCATGAAGGTTTTGGCATTGCCCCGATTGAAGCGATGAGTGCCGGATTGACGCCACTTTTAAGCGATATTCCGCCGTTTCGTCATCTGGTTACGCAGTCAAAAATGGGCGTGCTTTTCTCTGCTGAAAAATTGAACGATAGCGTAGACGCGCTGTTGCAATTACATGCAACAGACCTTGCCGATTACGCCTTACGGCGCACGCAGGCACAGCAATTCGCGGAGCGCTACAACTGGCGACGTATCGCCGATAGATATGCGGAAATTTATACAGCGTTGGCGATTCGGAAGTCTCCCTAA
- a CDS encoding WecB/TagA/CpsF family glycosyltransferase has translation MSLEKMNPIAGYPVLKTTSSVLARELRRAVRANKKMTLFFANTNFVVQCRYLLERMRSDSVMIVNDGVGMDIAAFLFSSEKFNENLNGTDFIPYFFSESNRSMRVFMLGSKPEVLIKAAHHLRNVLGQTVVGACDGYAGLKTPAGELIETINSAQAEVVLVALGNPIQEEWILANRELLDANLVVGVGALFDFWSGDKQRAPLFVQRTKLEWLYRLCLEPRRLVRRYTVDIMRFILLCRKYRGDV, from the coding sequence ATGAGCTTAGAGAAAATGAATCCGATCGCTGGTTATCCGGTACTTAAAACAACGTCCTCCGTTTTGGCGAGAGAACTGCGGCGGGCTGTCAGAGCGAATAAAAAGATGACGCTTTTTTTTGCGAATACGAATTTTGTTGTGCAGTGTCGCTATCTGCTGGAACGGATGAGATCCGATTCAGTAATGATTGTGAACGACGGCGTGGGAATGGATATCGCCGCATTCTTATTTTCCAGTGAAAAGTTTAACGAAAACCTTAACGGTACCGATTTCATCCCGTATTTTTTTTCGGAATCGAATCGATCAATGCGCGTGTTTATGCTCGGCAGCAAACCTGAAGTATTGATTAAAGCGGCTCACCATTTGCGCAATGTTTTAGGACAAACGGTGGTGGGTGCCTGCGATGGGTATGCCGGATTAAAAACGCCCGCGGGGGAGCTAATTGAGACCATCAATTCTGCTCAGGCTGAGGTGGTATTGGTGGCGCTGGGGAATCCGATTCAAGAAGAGTGGATACTCGCGAATCGCGAATTGTTGGACGCCAATCTGGTCGTTGGGGTCGGCGCCTTGTTCGATTTCTGGAGTGGTGACAAACAGCGCGCACCTCTTTTTGTGCAAAGAACCAAGCTCGAATGGCTCTACCGGCTTTGTCTGGAGCCGCGTCGCTTAGTCCGTCGTTACACCGTCGACATTATGCGATTTATATTGTTGTGTCGTAAATATCGCGGAGATGTTTGA
- the epsF gene encoding chain length determinant protein EpsF, producing the protein MTFPQLLVILRARYKIILVTLFISVLVTVAVSLVLPKTYKTATTLLLNYKGTDPVSGQVLPTQLASGYMATQVDLITSRSVALKVADNLGLADNPATLQRFKKTNNGDGSIREYLADSLLKMVEVTPTRESSMLEIVGKGSDPTFVAAVANGFANAYQELNLQIKITPLQQASKYFAIQVKNLRADLEASRNKLSQYQQQHGLVSIENHLDVESNRLNELSSQLVLAQAQAIEASSRGNQAMGNGGRDSPDVIGNSLIQNLKASLAQAEGKFALLSQNLDRNHPQYQAAKAEVDRLRQELNANISATNNGTANNGRILRQREAEVRAALNAQTAKVLQLNRTRDEMTVLVKDADNAQRAYDAANLRLTQTELEGKSNQSDVTVLNLAAVPILPVSPNIVLNTVLSVLMGTMLGLALAVLAEMSNRRIRTADELSNLLNAPMLGTIVAEKPMRTYGVSNLGFSPRALLSWKG; encoded by the coding sequence ATGACTTTTCCTCAACTTTTAGTTATTTTGCGCGCCCGTTACAAGATCATTTTAGTGACCTTGTTCATTTCGGTATTGGTGACTGTCGCGGTCAGTCTGGTGTTGCCGAAGACGTACAAAACGGCGACCACGCTGCTGTTGAATTACAAAGGCACCGACCCGGTCTCAGGCCAGGTGCTACCGACGCAACTGGCATCCGGCTATATGGCGACCCAGGTTGATCTCATTACCAGCAGAAGCGTGGCCTTGAAAGTCGCCGACAATCTGGGACTGGCTGACAATCCCGCTACGTTGCAACGTTTCAAAAAAACCAACAACGGGGATGGATCGATCCGCGAATACCTGGCGGATTCTTTACTGAAAATGGTCGAGGTTACGCCAACGCGAGAAAGTAGCATGCTGGAAATCGTCGGTAAAGGGAGCGATCCCACCTTTGTCGCCGCCGTCGCCAATGGCTTTGCCAACGCCTACCAGGAGCTTAATCTTCAGATTAAAATTACGCCCCTGCAACAGGCCTCGAAATATTTTGCGATTCAGGTCAAAAACTTGCGGGCCGATCTTGAGGCCTCGCGCAATAAACTTTCCCAATACCAGCAGCAACATGGCCTGGTGAGTATCGAGAACCATCTCGATGTCGAATCGAACCGGCTCAATGAACTGTCCAGCCAATTGGTATTGGCACAGGCCCAGGCGATCGAGGCTTCATCGCGGGGTAATCAGGCGATGGGAAATGGCGGCAGAGACTCGCCTGATGTGATCGGCAATTCGCTGATTCAAAATTTGAAAGCGTCATTGGCACAAGCGGAAGGAAAATTTGCGCTGTTATCGCAAAATCTTGATCGTAATCATCCGCAATATCAAGCCGCCAAAGCGGAAGTGGATCGACTTCGGCAAGAGCTAAACGCCAACATTAGTGCGACAAATAACGGCACAGCAAACAATGGCCGGATTTTACGTCAGCGTGAAGCAGAAGTGCGTGCCGCGTTGAACGCGCAAACTGCCAAAGTTCTACAGCTTAATCGGACGCGAGACGAGATGACGGTGCTGGTCAAGGACGCTGACAACGCACAGCGCGCCTATGACGCAGCTAACCTGCGCTTAACCCAGACTGAACTCGAAGGTAAATCAAATCAATCCGACGTCACGGTCCTCAATCTAGCGGCGGTCCCGATACTACCTGTCAGCCCAAATATTGTGCTTAACACGGTGCTGTCGGTCCTCATGGGAACCATGCTGGGATTGGCGCTGGCGGTATTGGCAGAAATGTCTAATCGTCGTATCAGAACTGCAGATGAGTTATCTAACTTGCTTAATGCACCGATGCTTGGAACGATAGTTGCAGAAAAGCCGATGCGCACCTATGGTGTCAGCAATCTTGGGTTCTCGCCGCGCGCACTTTTGAGCTGGAAAGGTTAA
- a CDS encoding polysaccharide polymerase → MRSFLRIKNYFFPTRDNDGPPGQSLVFWILIVTLTYQALLCAIHTSVHPISMLDVASTEAVIYLACLVVLTKRIRLELFVMVLLVSAYLFLIAIFRNQLDPKGFRDVMIPILFYGLGRQIGDIRYASRVLKVMVVLVLVFGFFELWFLDAFSRIFNIFSYYVSQGGLKAGTNWAKDSVLGLNGMRPEGIGRTILPSLLGNHRVSSLFLEPVSLGNFAVIIAAWGLSRRREEFKEMVFFLVAAAAMIALSDSRYGMITVGALVLMRCLPFGRTSVWMMPLPLLSIVLLVVIGLFFDGRYGDNILGRLYVSGRMLMTFDVGMIFGIEGFNIGFGDMGYSALLTRLGAVLCLFLWITFWMLKMEDERGSRFRAYITLYMSLILCVSGTSLFALKTAGILWFLVGCCVARKSETVVRSVVSASSTLPGTLTAAPSAFAEAHKESQNAY, encoded by the coding sequence ATGCGCTCTTTTCTTCGGATCAAAAACTATTTTTTCCCGACGCGCGATAACGATGGACCGCCGGGGCAGAGCTTGGTCTTTTGGATCTTGATCGTCACGTTAACGTATCAGGCTTTGCTCTGCGCGATTCATACCAGCGTGCATCCGATATCAATGCTGGACGTTGCGTCGACTGAAGCGGTGATTTACCTTGCCTGCCTGGTGGTTTTGACCAAGCGCATCCGGTTGGAATTGTTTGTGATGGTATTGCTGGTCTCCGCGTATCTGTTTTTGATCGCCATCTTTCGTAATCAGCTTGACCCCAAAGGATTTCGCGATGTGATGATCCCTATTCTTTTTTACGGCCTGGGGCGGCAGATTGGCGATATCCGTTATGCCAGTCGTGTGCTGAAAGTGATGGTAGTGCTGGTATTGGTGTTTGGGTTTTTTGAATTATGGTTTCTCGATGCTTTTTCACGCATCTTCAATATCTTTTCCTATTACGTGAGCCAGGGTGGTTTAAAGGCGGGAACCAATTGGGCAAAGGATAGCGTGCTGGGATTGAACGGCATGCGTCCTGAAGGAATCGGCCGAACCATCTTGCCCTCATTGCTGGGAAATCATCGAGTGTCATCGCTATTTTTAGAACCGGTATCGCTAGGAAATTTCGCCGTCATCATTGCCGCATGGGGACTGTCCAGACGACGTGAGGAATTTAAGGAAATGGTTTTTTTCCTCGTGGCGGCGGCGGCGATGATCGCCCTGAGCGACTCGCGCTATGGAATGATCACCGTGGGAGCGTTGGTGCTGATGCGCTGCTTGCCGTTCGGTCGAACCAGTGTGTGGATGATGCCACTGCCGTTGCTGAGCATCGTACTGCTGGTGGTGATAGGGCTATTTTTTGATGGACGGTACGGCGATAACATTCTTGGACGACTGTATGTCAGCGGACGAATGCTGATGACGTTTGATGTGGGAATGATCTTCGGCATTGAGGGATTCAATATTGGATTTGGGGATATGGGCTATTCCGCATTACTGACCCGTCTGGGGGCGGTGCTGTGTCTCTTTTTATGGATTACGTTCTGGATGTTGAAGATGGAGGACGAAAGGGGAAGCCGTTTCAGAGCCTACATCACGCTTTATATGTCATTGATCTTATGCGTCAGCGGCACCTCGCTATTTGCCCTGAAGACCGCTGGTATTTTATGGTTTTTGGTTGGTTGTTGCGTGGCGCGCAAAAGTGAAACTGTGGTGCGCTCAGTAGTCTCTGCGTCATCAACATTACCAGGGACCTTAACTGCTGCACCCTCGGCATTCGCTGAAGCACACAAGGAGTCGCAAAATGCCTATTAA
- a CDS encoding glycoside hydrolase family 5 protein, whose protein sequence is MKTTRVDAMAAAPGSKEFPSTGGRWRHALKIAATVAVMVGCVMLSPLAAGSCIDGKQMVGVNLSGGEFASEKLPGTISKDYVYPDLADMHYFQSLGMNTFRLPFLWERIQPQLFGALDQAELQRIVDTVAAARSIGVCMILDVHNYGEYRGQPLGSVQVPQAALSDLWVRLLPSFKDPGNVAFDLMNEPSKISIGRWVSSAQEAVDALRKNGAKNLILVAGGNWSGAHDWFSKDGGLSNADGFKTFHDPANNYLIEAHQYADSDFSGTHASCIEPGRLTKIMADLTQWGASTRQRLFLGEFGVSTNAQCLDALTALVGKMKGNPVWGGWTYWTAGKWLGSYPLSIHPDSNGDKPQIAILKNAM, encoded by the coding sequence ATGAAAACGACCAGAGTGGATGCGATGGCAGCAGCGCCCGGATCGAAAGAGTTTCCGTCGACGGGTGGGCGTTGGCGGCACGCATTAAAAATCGCTGCAACCGTCGCCGTGATGGTTGGATGCGTAATGTTATCGCCGCTCGCGGCTGGGAGTTGCATCGATGGTAAGCAAATGGTGGGCGTCAATTTAAGTGGAGGGGAGTTTGCTTCGGAGAAATTGCCCGGTACTATTTCTAAGGACTATGTTTATCCTGATCTGGCCGATATGCATTATTTTCAATCATTAGGCATGAATACCTTCCGCCTTCCATTCCTATGGGAGCGGATACAGCCGCAGCTTTTCGGGGCATTGGATCAAGCCGAACTGCAAAGGATTGTGGATACCGTTGCGGCGGCGCGATCAATTGGCGTTTGCATGATACTCGATGTGCACAACTATGGAGAGTACCGCGGCCAGCCCCTCGGTTCGGTGCAGGTGCCGCAGGCGGCACTAAGTGATTTATGGGTGCGTTTGTTGCCGTCATTCAAAGACCCGGGCAACGTTGCGTTTGACCTGATGAATGAACCGAGCAAAATATCCATTGGCAGATGGGTGAGCAGTGCGCAGGAGGCGGTTGATGCCCTGCGAAAAAATGGTGCGAAAAATTTGATTCTGGTGGCTGGCGGAAACTGGAGCGGGGCGCATGACTGGTTTTCAAAAGATGGCGGCTTATCGAACGCAGATGGTTTCAAAACCTTTCACGATCCTGCCAATAACTATCTGATTGAAGCGCATCAATATGCAGACTCAGATTTCTCTGGCACGCACGCAAGCTGCATCGAGCCTGGCCGACTGACCAAAATCATGGCCGACCTGACCCAATGGGGCGCATCGACCAGGCAGCGTTTGTTCTTGGGAGAGTTTGGCGTATCGACCAACGCACAGTGCCTGGACGCATTGACTGCCCTGGTAGGAAAGATGAAAGGCAACCCGGTGTGGGGTGGGTGGACTTACTGGACCGCGGGTAAATGGTTAGGTTCATATCCGTTGAGTATCCATCCCGACAGCAACGGAGACAAGCCGCAAATCGCCATTCTAAAAAATGCCATGTAG